Proteins encoded within one genomic window of Companilactobacillus zhachilii:
- the rlmB gene encoding 23S rRNA (guanosine(2251)-2'-O)-methyltransferase RlmB: MTDNSNSNDIELVYGVHSVIELLKSATANQRVNKVLVQKGLSSEHIAEAIKLAKRDRLIVQEVPKNKLDDISDGGNHQGMAAYIASYQYAEMDDIFKNAEEKGEDPFILILDKIEDPHNLGSIMRTADAVGVHGIIVPKHRSTGLTSVVAKTSTGAIEHVPVVRVTNLVNTIKDLKKRNIWVFGTAMEGDNYRNWNAKGAVALIIGNEGKGISPLVLKQADQTLNIPMVGHVQSLNASVATGILLYQAFASRHA; encoded by the coding sequence ATGACAGACAATTCAAATAGTAATGACATTGAGTTAGTTTATGGCGTCCATTCAGTAATCGAATTATTGAAATCGGCCACAGCTAATCAACGTGTTAATAAGGTTTTAGTGCAAAAGGGACTTTCCAGTGAACATATTGCTGAAGCAATCAAGCTCGCTAAAAGAGATCGTTTGATTGTTCAAGAAGTACCAAAGAATAAATTAGATGATATTAGTGATGGCGGTAATCACCAAGGTATGGCAGCCTATATTGCTTCATATCAATATGCTGAAATGGATGATATCTTCAAAAATGCTGAAGAAAAGGGTGAAGATCCATTCATCTTGATTTTGGATAAAATTGAAGATCCCCATAATTTGGGTTCAATTATGAGAACGGCTGACGCTGTTGGTGTACACGGAATTATTGTTCCTAAGCATCGTTCAACTGGATTGACTTCCGTAGTTGCGAAAACTTCAACTGGTGCGATTGAACATGTGCCCGTTGTGCGTGTGACTAATTTAGTTAATACTATCAAGGACTTGAAGAAACGTAATATTTGGGTCTTTGGAACAGCTATGGAAGGTGACAATTACCGTAACTGGAATGCCAAGGGAGCTGTTGCTCTGATTATCGGTAACGAAGGTAAAGGAATTTCTCCATTAGTCTTAAAACAAGCTGACCAAACCTTGAATATTCCTATGGTTGGACATGTTCAAAGTTTGAATGCTAGTGTAGCAACAGGTATTTTGTTGTATCAAGCTTTTGCTTCTAGACATGCTTAA
- the rplA gene encoding 50S ribosomal protein L1, protein MAKHGKKYTEALKQVDKNKTYTAEEAVELLKKVDFAKFDATVEVAVNLDVDPKQADQQIRGAIVLPNGTGKTQKVIVFAEGQQAKDAEAAGADVVGSDDLVEKIQDGWLDFDVAVATPPMMAKVGRLGRVLGPKGLMPNPKTGTVTMDVTKAVNDIKAGQVTYRVDSNGLIHAPIGKISFDTNKITENFDTFYNAILKARPASLKGNYVTSVNMTSTFGPGLKINA, encoded by the coding sequence ATGGCTAAGCATGGAAAGAAATATACAGAAGCATTAAAACAAGTAGATAAAAACAAAACTTACACTGCTGAAGAAGCTGTTGAATTATTAAAGAAGGTTGACTTCGCTAAATTCGACGCAACTGTTGAAGTTGCTGTTAACTTGGATGTAGATCCAAAGCAAGCTGATCAACAAATTCGTGGTGCTATCGTACTACCTAACGGTACTGGTAAGACACAAAAGGTTATCGTCTTCGCTGAAGGACAACAAGCTAAGGATGCAGAAGCAGCTGGCGCTGATGTTGTTGGTTCTGACGACCTTGTTGAAAAGATTCAAGACGGCTGGCTAGACTTTGACGTTGCTGTTGCAACACCACCAATGATGGCTAAAGTAGGTCGTTTAGGTCGTGTTCTTGGACCTAAAGGTTTGATGCCTAACCCTAAGACAGGTACTGTTACAATGGATGTTACAAAGGCTGTTAATGATATTAAAGCCGGACAAGTTACATACCGTGTTGACTCAAACGGTCTTATCCACGCACCAATCGGTAAGATTTCATTTGATACAAACAAGATTACAGAAAACTTCGATACTTTCTACAACGCAATCTTGAAAGCACGCCCAGCTTCACTTAAGGGTAACTATGTAACAAGTGTTAACATGACATCTACATTTGGACCTGGTCTAAAGATCAACGCTTAA
- the cysS gene encoding cysteine--tRNA ligase: MLKIFNTLTREKEEFKPITPNQVNMYVCGPTVYNYIHIGNARSIVAFDTVRRYLEFLGYDVKFVSNFTDVDDKMIKEANKEGITVPEVADRFIKAFYEDIAAINVQKATINPRATDNIQEIIDFIKDLVAKDYAYESQGDVFYRARKFKHYGELSDQNIDQLVEGASEHVGDTEFSKKQDPIDFALWKKAKPGEIKWDSPWGEGRPGWHIECSVMSTKYLGDTFDIHGGGQDLEFPHHENEIAQSEAKTSKKFVNYWMHNGFVTVENNEKMSKSLGNFVTVHDLVKTTNPQVLRFFLSSTHYRRPLEYSKANLQKAADNLDKIKTAYNNLKFRLDGAEDASDINDIQTQVAKIVTDFKTAMNDDFNVQNGLTEIFNLVSLANNYAASETVAKNAANVILEAMVKLTSILGVKLDDQQDLSEEIQQMVDQRDEARANKDFATSDKLRDQLKDMGVILEDTPQGTRWHIND, encoded by the coding sequence GTTCAATCGTAGCTTTTGATACTGTCCGTCGTTATTTAGAATTCTTAGGTTATGACGTGAAATTTGTCTCAAACTTTACTGATGTTGACGATAAGATGATCAAAGAAGCTAATAAAGAAGGTATTACCGTACCGGAAGTAGCTGATCGATTCATCAAAGCATTTTATGAAGATATTGCTGCAATCAATGTTCAAAAAGCGACAATTAATCCACGAGCAACTGATAATATTCAAGAAATTATTGATTTCATCAAGGATCTAGTTGCCAAAGACTATGCTTATGAATCACAAGGGGATGTTTTCTACCGTGCTCGTAAGTTTAAACATTATGGTGAATTGTCTGATCAAAATATTGACCAATTGGTTGAAGGTGCTAGTGAACACGTTGGTGATACTGAGTTTTCTAAGAAGCAAGATCCAATTGATTTTGCTCTATGGAAGAAAGCTAAACCAGGTGAGATCAAATGGGATTCTCCTTGGGGTGAAGGTCGTCCAGGTTGGCATATTGAATGTTCAGTTATGTCCACAAAATATTTAGGTGATACCTTTGATATCCATGGTGGTGGTCAAGATTTGGAATTTCCACACCATGAAAATGAAATTGCTCAAAGTGAAGCCAAGACCAGTAAGAAATTTGTTAATTATTGGATGCACAATGGTTTTGTAACGGTTGAAAACAATGAAAAAATGAGTAAATCATTAGGTAACTTTGTCACGGTCCATGATTTAGTTAAAACAACTAATCCACAAGTTTTACGTTTCTTCTTGTCGTCAACACATTACCGTCGTCCGCTTGAATATTCCAAAGCTAATTTACAAAAAGCTGCCGATAATTTGGATAAAATCAAAACAGCTTATAATAACTTGAAATTCAGACTCGATGGTGCTGAAGATGCCAGTGATATCAATGACATTCAGACACAAGTTGCTAAAATCGTAACTGATTTTAAGACTGCTATGAACGATGATTTTAACGTCCAAAATGGCTTGACAGAAATCTTTAATTTGGTTAGCTTAGCAAATAATTATGCTGCATCAGAGACAGTTGCTAAAAATGCAGCAAATGTTATCCTAGAAGCTATGGTTAAATTGACTAGTATTTTGGGTGTTAAATTAGATGATCAACAAGATCTATCTGAAGAAATCCAACAAATGGTCGATCAACGTGATGAAGCTCGCGCAAATAAAGATTTTGCGACAAGTGATAAATTGCGAGACCAACTAAAGGATATGGGTGTGATCTTAGAAGATACACCACAAGGAACACGGTGGCATATTAATGACTGA
- a CDS encoding sigma-70 family RNA polymerase sigma factor, whose protein sequence is MENSETLWIEQLRDFGDSEALAKLIMKYRPMIDNTIRQYFVSSYDRDDWYQEARIVCHDSCIKFDGSQGSKFGSFFKMKFKHRVIDLVRYSNSAKRKINGMTESLDDIDESHMIMQSPKDSIEYCDHIQQVTLGMTLKELTALQYTLGKFSIEEACDLAKVDRRSLLIITYRCKKMIKKKSDNLVYE, encoded by the coding sequence ATGGAAAACTCAGAGACATTATGGATCGAACAGCTTCGGGATTTCGGAGATTCGGAAGCCCTAGCAAAACTTATCATGAAGTATCGTCCTATGATTGATAATACAATCAGGCAGTATTTTGTTTCGAGTTATGATCGTGATGATTGGTATCAAGAAGCACGGATAGTTTGCCATGATTCTTGCATCAAGTTTGATGGTTCTCAAGGTTCGAAATTTGGTAGTTTTTTTAAAATGAAATTTAAGCATCGTGTAATAGATTTAGTTCGTTATTCTAATTCAGCAAAGAGAAAAATAAATGGGATGACTGAATCATTAGATGATATTGATGAGTCCCACATGATTATGCAAAGTCCGAAAGATTCAATTGAGTATTGTGATCATATTCAACAAGTTACGCTAGGTATGACGCTTAAAGAATTGACTGCTTTACAATATACTTTGGGAAAATTTTCGATTGAAGAAGCTTGTGATTTGGCAAAAGTTGATCGTAGAAGCTTATTGATAATAACGTATCGATGTAAAAAGATGATTAAGAAAAAATCAGACAATCTTGTTTATGAGTGA
- the rplK gene encoding 50S ribosomal protein L11 — MAKKVANVVKLQIPAGQATPAPPVGPALGQAGINIVAFTKDFNARTQDQKGMIIPVVISVYEDRSFDFVTKTPPAAVLLKKAAGVEKGSGEPNTNKVATVTEDQVREIAETKMKDLNAASVEAAMRMVAGTARSMGFEVK; from the coding sequence GTGGCTAAAAAAGTTGCTAACGTAGTAAAATTACAAATCCCTGCTGGACAGGCTACTCCAGCTCCTCCAGTTGGTCCTGCTTTAGGACAAGCTGGTATTAACATTGTTGCCTTTACAAAGGACTTCAATGCACGTACACAAGATCAAAAGGGTATGATTATCCCTGTTGTTATCTCAGTATATGAAGACCGTTCATTCGATTTCGTTACTAAGACACCACCAGCTGCTGTTCTATTGAAGAAGGCTGCTGGCGTTGAAAAGGGCTCTGGCGAACCTAACACTAACAAGGTTGCCACAGTTACTGAAGACCAAGTTCGCGAAATTGCTGAAACCAAGATGAAAGACCTAAACGCTGCTAGTGTTGAAGCTGCAATGCGTATGGTTGCTGGTACTGCAAGAAGTATGGGCTTTGAAGTAAAGTAA
- the secE gene encoding preprotein translocase subunit SecE: MKLFKFFGSVNKEMKLVVWPTFKENRRDTWIVIATSLMYAVFFALVDWGLITLLQHFVMGK, translated from the coding sequence ATGAAACTATTTAAATTTTTTGGTAGTGTCAACAAAGAAATGAAATTAGTTGTTTGGCCTACATTTAAAGAAAACAGACGTGACACATGGATCGTTATTGCTACATCATTGATGTATGCAGTCTTCTTTGCTCTAGTTGATTGGGGTCTAATTACATTATTACAACACTTTGTAATGGGTAAATAG
- the rpmG gene encoding 50S ribosomal protein L33: protein MGLRKVALACTVCGSRNYTITENPSRTERLEVKKFCKHCGKHTLHKETR from the coding sequence ATGGGATTAAGAAAAGTCGCCCTTGCTTGTACTGTCTGTGGTTCAAGAAATTATACAATTACTGAAAACCCAAGCAGAACAGAACGTCTTGAAGTAAAGAAGTTTTGTAAGCACTGTGGTAAACATACATTACATAAAGAAACAAGATAA
- the rplJ gene encoding 50S ribosomal protein L10 has translation MKQDVLAAKQAQVDEIAKQLTGAKSVIVVDYLGLTVEQATEMRAELREQGATMQVIKNTILRRAAEKAGVEGLEEYFVGPTAIAYSETDPVGPAKVAAKFAKDVEAVEIKGGIIEGKAATLEQIQELATLPDRDGLLSMLVSVLQAPVRDFAMVVKAVADKNDEPAA, from the coding sequence ATGAAGCAAGATGTATTAGCAGCAAAACAAGCACAAGTTGATGAAATTGCTAAGCAACTTACAGGCGCAAAGTCAGTAATCGTTGTTGATTACTTAGGTCTAACAGTTGAACAAGCAACAGAAATGCGTGCTGAATTACGTGAACAAGGTGCTACAATGCAAGTTATCAAGAATACAATCTTGAGACGTGCAGCTGAAAAAGCCGGTGTTGAAGGTCTAGAAGAATACTTCGTTGGACCAACAGCTATTGCTTACTCAGAAACAGATCCTGTTGGACCTGCTAAAGTAGCAGCTAAATTTGCCAAAGATGTTGAAGCCGTTGAAATCAAGGGTGGTATCATCGAAGGTAAAGCAGCAACTCTTGAACAAATTCAAGAACTTGCAACATTACCAGACAGAGATGGCTTGCTATCAATGTTGGTATCTGTATTACAAGCTCCAGTTCGCGACTTTGCTATGGTTGTTAAGGCCGTTGCAGACAAAAACGACGAACCTGCCGCTTAA
- the nusG gene encoding transcription termination/antitermination protein NusG, producing the protein MAEAGEKQWYVLHTYSGYENKVKENLESRAQSMGMEDYIFRAVVPEEEETKVKNGKEKKEMEKTFPGYVLVEMVMSDESWFIVRNTPGVTGFVGSHGSGSKPAPLLPEEIDNILSQFGMDSQKPSDFEIGETVKITDGAFSDMTGKITDIDDEHRKLKVDVDMFGRMTSAEVDFTAVEKQA; encoded by the coding sequence ATGGCTGAAGCTGGCGAAAAACAATGGTATGTATTACATACTTATTCAGGATATGAAAACAAAGTTAAGGAAAATCTAGAATCACGTGCTCAATCAATGGGTATGGAAGATTACATTTTCCGTGCAGTAGTACCTGAAGAAGAAGAAACAAAAGTTAAAAACGGTAAAGAAAAGAAAGAAATGGAAAAGACTTTCCCTGGCTATGTTCTAGTAGAAATGGTTATGTCTGATGAATCATGGTTCATCGTTCGTAATACACCAGGTGTTACCGGATTTGTCGGCAGTCACGGTTCTGGTAGTAAACCAGCACCACTATTACCAGAAGAGATTGATAATATCCTTAGTCAATTTGGCATGGATTCACAAAAACCATCTGACTTTGAAATTGGCGAAACAGTTAAGATCACTGATGGTGCTTTCTCAGATATGACAGGTAAAATCACTGATATCGATGACGAACACAGAAAACTTAAAGTTGATGTTGATATGTTTGGACGTATGACATCAGCTGAAGTTGACTTTACAGCGGTTGAAAAACAAGCTTAA